Genomic DNA from Cloeon dipterum chromosome 3, ieCloDipt1.1, whole genome shotgun sequence:
CCTTTGGCCCGTATTTGGCTTGCTGCTCACTGGGATAAAAAGCTGACCAAAGCGCATGTTTTTGAGACGAATATCGAGAAGTCTGTTGACGGCATTCTGCAACCTAAGGTATTAAGAAACACATTTGAAactctgattttcaaatatgtATCATTGAGTTTGATTATGattgaaactgaaatttaatttcaggtcAAAATGGCTCTGAGAACGTCGGGTCATCTTTTGTTGGGCGTGGTGCGAATTTACTCTCGCAAAGCCAAGTACCTGCTTGCTGACTGCAATGAAgcttttgtcaaaattaagaTGGCCTTCCGCCCAGGCATGGTAGACTTGCCTGAAGACAATCGTGAAGCTAACGTTAACACCATCACCTTGCCTGAAGTCTTCCATGATTTCGACACAACAATTCCCGAGTTAAAGTATGTCAACAAAgctaaaattagcaaaatcaaGGCTAAATCATGCTCTCTAGTGATGTGGACATCCAGGCCCAGTTCAGCTTGAACCAATCAAGAGCAGAGGAAATCACTATGAGGGAGGACTATGGTTCCATGGCTCTGGCAACCACAAGCAATGCCCCAGGAGCTGAGAACCTTGGAGTGGATGATGAAGGTTTTGGTGACATGTTGAGCTTTGACCGCAATGAGTCTGGGCCAGCTGACCTGCTGAGGGACGCCTCTGCTGCTGACCAGGTATGAGTTTTGCACCTGCTAATTAACGGCCCTACTTAACAGATTATTTCTCTCCAGGGTAACTTGCTGTTCAGCGACCACAACGTCACCGACCACCGGGCTGACAGGAGCGTGAGGCCTTCAACTTCAGCAGCGCCCCAGCCAATGGACATCGACATTCCAATCAGGGACGACGGCTTTGGTGGCAACCTCGGCCAGGACATCATCGGAACTGGCCTCTTCGAAGGCGGTCTCTTCGACGACGCCCCGCTTGATGCGCCTGGCCTTCCTCCTGAGGGCTCAAGCGTGCAGGAGGAAGCGGCCAGAGCGGCcgcagcagctgctgctctcgTCGGGGTGTCCAAGGGAGATCTCGGAAGAGCCGCGCATTCTGATGATTCAGATGACGACGGAATGGACTTTGGAGGCGCACCATCGCCCATGGGAGGCCACAGTGATGACGACGACAACAGCAGACCTGGATCTGTCCTTCTCAGCGCTGGTTTGGGAATCGCAGCTGGAACCGCTGGCTTGCCTGGCGTTCCTGACATAGGACACCTCGGTCTTCCTCCAGGTGGGTTTTCTCTTCTCGATTGAGCATTTTTCTAATTGGTtgagtttatttcaaattatttaaaaaaccgcaagaagtgatttaaatttaaaatgtcggccaattatttaaatcgtgTAGCCTTTCAAAACGAGAACTACATTAAGTGGTGGAAATTTGACGATTCATTGATCATAGCAAAATCTGGAGACAAAGACAATAGtccaaaatttctaaattgtttgaaaaatacagtttttgctcaatttacctgaatttttgtttctagaCTCAGTAAATTGAGTAAAATCAATCAGTGGTTCATTTTTGACgtaccaaaaaataataaaaatgtcccTCAAGGGTTTGTTTCAAGCTTCATaagttttaatgtttaattaaatctaaaaatactTTGTAAGCttatgaaatttcaatgtAACAATTCAGAATGTATAAATTGACAATCTGTCTCATTTTTAGATATTGGTGGTGATGCTGACCGAGCTGCAGATCAGACTACCCTGATTCACAACGAGGAGGAGAGCTTTGCTCTGGCACCTGTAGATACAGCGACTGTTAAGGGCTTGTCAAAGGCAAAGAGGAAGCGAAAGCTCATTGTCGACGAGGTCAAAAATATATCTGGAGAAGAGATGAAAGCTCAGCTGTCAGACACGTCTGATATTGTCACCACCCTGGACTTGGCGCCGCCGACAAAACGACTCATGCATTGGAAGGAGAGTGGCGGCGTGGAGAAGTTGTTCGCGCTGCCTGGAAGACCCATTCCTGCCAGACAATTGTTCAAGGTACTTCGAAttgtcttaaaatttgaatgatatAACCGTATTTGTTTGATGTTTTAGTGTTACTTGAGGCATCTTACATCCAAACCGTCAGAAAACGAAGACTTTGGTACCTACGGCGACTTGGACAGAGAGCTGGTTTTGGAGCAGGTGCGAGGGGCGCCTGACACATCTGTACTTGGTCAAATAGCTGACCTGGCAGCTTCGGGATTGGCGGAAGTTGATCAGCCGCATTCCATGCTGATGCCGCCTGCAACTCCTGCCACACCTCAGAAGGGCAAGCCTGGTCGCAAACGCAAACACCCTGAAGAGGAACACCCACCGGTAAGAGTAACATTAATATGGTTAAGTGGCTTCCGCACCTTGGATAAAGCCTGTGTTacggtgaaattttttattggctttttcgaaaaattggccGTATGAAATCGTTGAAGTTTGGAAAAGGGgtccaattttggaaaatcgcTCACAGGTGGACATTCCCTACTGAGGGGGCATCAATTGATTCCGGAATAGGTATCGCCCAGTCCATAGGACCCCGCCTGGGCCctaaaaggaaaacaaaattttgaaatgtgacTTATCTCCTTTTTTTgggctttaaaatttattaacttggCTGCTATGGGTCATACAGTGAAAACCAAAGTTTATCAGACTTGCCATAAAATTCTACATCTCTTTGGTCCGTTTGCCGCCCTCACCGTCGACGGCCCCAAAATCTAGAAGCTCTTTTTAAGTGTTTGGtcttattattgtttttaattcacctACAGGCTGAATTTGGTTTCTGACTTGCTAAGgtagattataatttttggccGTTGCTTTATTGCATTAAGTGTTTAGAAAATCTCCAAAAAGACCCCATAATGTACCAACgtttcattttctcttttaatttcatgggacgaaaaattactcaaaattcTTGTCGGTATGATGGTTTTACTTGTAGTAAGACAATAAGAATGAGCATGAAATGAAATCGTCTAGATACCTTTCTCCACGTCCAGATGCGTATTTCTGTTTATAAACCTagcgatattttttccagttgATCTTGGAATCGCCACAGACCCCTTTGATGCCGCCGGTCCTGCCTCCAGACATGTCAAACCTGTCCAATCTCCTTCCTCCCGAGCACCCAATGCCAACGCCAGACCACCTAGGTGCGTCTGTGCTTGGCAACCAGCTGCACTCGACCCCCGCGCCCTTGATGCACCACGACCAGAGTCTGGCTGACCCGAGCCTGCTGTTGAACGCGACCCCGCACGCACTCAGCGACCAGAGTCTGTTGCACTCGatccaacagcagcagcagcagatgcCGGCCATGGAGAACCTCGGCTATGACCAGAGTCAGGCGCCGCTGATGGCCAACATGGGCTACGACGATCAACTGCCGCCCGCGGTCACACCCGGCGGCCACGGCCCCACCACCCCGTGGCACGACCTTGACAACGAAGAGTTCCCGCACAGCGTCGGACCGCCCGAGGAGCAGCAAACAGACGAAACGTATGAACAGTACGAGGAGAGAGTGCTGAACAAGAGAGCAGCGCACATGTATCAAATTCTGAAGAGCAGAATTGACGCTTCGTCCCAGAAGCCCATGTTTTTCTCGGAGATGACTCACCGCAACAGCCGCAAGCAGGTAATGTTCGATTCTACAGCTTCCCAAATTGAGAATGACGTGTTACGAATTGTGCTAactcctttttattttgcaggtgGCTCAAAAGTTCTACACCCTCTTGGTACTGAAGAAGTTTGAAGCCGTCGAGTTGCACCAGGATAAGTCTTATGCAGATATTGGTATCACTCCTGGACCAAAGTTTGACAACAACAGtagtctttaaaaaaaatgaggcgtGTGTAAGTTAAGCTAGCAGGACTGTCATATCAACGGTCTCATTTTTATGACGTAGTCAGTTCAGTTTGGAAAGATGCTAATGCTGTAAATGCTGCAGAGTCCCCCCTAATGGATGttaacattttattgtatattaATCGCATATATACACACAAGAGTAAAGAAAAAGATGCTCTTTTAAACTTTACGAACTGTATAATTGTACATTAAATATGAAGAAGTCGCATCCAAAAGGAAGAGAAATGAATAGATTAAGATCGACTTTTACCATTACATATATTGTTGGGCTGTTGGAAGTTCTGGACATTGTTTTGATTGCGTAAATGACGATTCCAAAGGTTAGTTGAAGCACTCGGCCAAGCAGTTGTGATCCAAATCACTGTTAGTCAAGACCTCCCCAAGTTGTGCCTGATActgtatcaatttttaaatattctacaATTAATATGCTATGGCTTTGTGTACCAAACCACATTCTGTTTTCTGAATGAATGGTTTGCATTGAAACATATTAATAGAGCACGGTGAATGTAAGGAAATAGAATGAATGATCAATAAATTGCTGAGAAGAAACTTCTCTTATAATATTATTCCTGACCTTcccgtaaaaaatattaatttttaatgttcaaatttatattttctgagttctgattttattttagtcttTGAAAGAggatcaatcaaatttttttctgagctaaTCGTTGCGGGATCATCCAAtgaatcattcaattttaacctATTTGAATCATACTTACAATTAATATGAAGTCTAAAACTGACTAAATTGACTCAAAATCTGTTGAAGTATGCATGACTTTGCTTCGCTAGTAGAAATTTTCGCcacagatttaatttaaaatgaaatttttcacgcaaagaaatacatacaaattatgtaaaaatacttttcattGTCACTTGATTGAgtgaacaataattattattggaaTACGTACATAAAACTTTTGACCTGAGTCCCTAATCCCAGTAATGAGAGGATAATGATAAAGGGTAGTCGGTTCGCGGGGTTAATTTCCTTATTATGCTTATTATGAGAAAACTGGAAAATAGCCCTACAATCAATAAAGAGATGGCATTACCAGGCATCATTGTGAAAAAAGCGCGTGCGTGCGCAGCtttgtgccgccgccgcttccaTGGCCTCATCTGCTCATCTCATGCCGATGCCGCCATTCGAACAGCCAATACCGAACGACGCCGCATACCAAGTTTTGTAAACATTGGAGGCGACTGGACTGGACAACTTATTGATAGCCTTGCCCTCTGCGAATTCGGATTGCGGTGACCGCTTGCTGCAATCAAAGCACCGCCAAAAAAGAGATTGACCAAAGCCAGTAAAACGAGTAAAACAAACTCAAGAAATGGACAACAGTGAAAGTGGAGACGATGTGGCTGCGTTCATGCAGACTGCGGAGGGCACGTACATTACTGCtgatggtaaaaattgaaggttatgataatattttgaagtttGTATAAATTGTGTGTTTTAGATGATGGCGAACACGTTCTTGCTGAGAACTCGGACGATTCGGGCCAAGATGATACAGATGACATGAACAAAGGACCTGGACAGCCTCTCCGTGAGCAAGACAGATTTCTGCCAATCGCCAATGTAGCAAAGATCATGAAGAAAGCGATCCCTGAATCTGGAAAGGTATGTATGgcttatttttgtaaaagtaaattataatttcaaccCTAAAATTGCTGCGCTGTTTCAGATCGCAAAGGATGCAAGAGAATGTGTTCAGGAATGCGTGTCCGAATTTATCAGCTTCATCACTAGTGAGGCCAGTGATCGTTGTCACATggagaaaagaaaaaccaTCAATGGTGAAGACATTCTCTTTGCAATGACAAACCTTGGCTTTGACAACTATGTTGAGCCGCTCAAATTGTACCTGCAGAAATACAGAGAGGTCTTATTTTCAATCACGTGACGGCTCAAGTTTAACCCCCCTTATTTTTGCAGACTACAAAAGGCAATGACAAAAGCATTCCTGGCGCAGAAACCGCCCCCATGTATGAAGAGGTTACTGCCAGCGTCGATGAAGGATTTGGTAATCGCTTACTCTCAAGTCTTGTGCCTTTTGTTTTTCCGAATACCTCTGGCTCTGTTAACAATTTTTCCGCTGCAGACTTTGATTTTGACTTGGGTTGTCTCGACAACCTCCGCTGACTTTGCATGACTGTGTACCTTGcatctttttcttcttttctcgCTTGTTGCATTAATAAAAGCTAGTGCATGACCTTACATTCCACTTTTGATTGAGGAATTTACAATTGACCCTCTTTCAGCTGCTCACATCACCGGCTTGGCAGGCGAAGGACCAAGCACAGGCGAAAGCAGCGTTATATACGCCTACACCGACCAACTGCAGTTCAACTGACTGAAGAAGCGCCAGCGAGAATGCAACCTTGTTTTATTTggtaaaaagaaatttgtatttatttgtactcgtattaatgatttattttatcaaagaaaTATGTGTGTCTTAATTTTGGGTTACCACGCTTTAATTTAtccatgacaaaaaaatcataaaaacagACTACAGCAGACCCTGCCTCTTCAAGTCCTCGTAGGTTTTCTTATTCACGACGTTTCCAAGGGAGTCTTCGTACTCTTCCTCAGCCTCCGGCTGCCAACGCTCCATGTGTTTCTGCAGTTTCAAGCGCTCCCACACTGCAAGCGAATGATTGTTAGAAGAGATGGCGCAACAGAAATTAACTACTTACATTGCAACGCGTCCTCAATCTGCGTGACGTTGGCAAAGTGGGCCGTGTTAGGAATTCCCAAACATCTCATGCCGTGAGCATGACGCCATTCCTAAATTCACGCCTGTTAGTTGGACAAGTTTGGAATAATAGAATAATAAAACTCACAGCAAAGTGCCTCTGGAATGCCTTGGGTCCCTTGTAAACAAAGTTTCCGCATATTTCGCAGTTGTAGCTGATGTTGAGGCCGTGTAGCTTGTACAACCAGTAAGGAATCGGCTgaaattattataacattGAGAAATTATCACTCTTTTCTAGAGGTCTCAGATTAAAGGCGGCGGGCGGCAGGACcggcttagccgaattttttgcctggCGGTGGCTGGCGTGcctgacaatatttttaatgttaagtTTGATCGTGCTTAACGGTCTAAACGGCCGGATGACATTTTTTCCCctccactttttaatttttgacccatTCTCgctggcggctggctgagatctatactcttttaaaatcagaCACCCACCTTGCCATCCCAGCCAAGAGGGAGGTTCTTGGGGTTGTAGGGCACGTCATCGTTATCTTCGTCCTCTGACGCAGAGGCGCTCTCCTCTTCATCCGACTCCTCTCGTTCTCCTTCTGTGCGTGCCTGCTTTCGCTGAACGTTTTCTTTGGTGTTACTCCTCTGCTCGGAGAGGATCTCAGCAAATCTAATGCGGCCTTTTAGTCAAGAGtactgaaaattaatacaataaGAGAAGTACCTGTACACCTGCGCCTCGAGGTGGGCGATTTCTCTCTGTCGCTCGACCAGCTTGGCATTGGCAGCTTTATTCCCTTTCTTGGTCTTGGCCATCAGAGATGGATCCAAGTCTTTCTTCCCTTTGGTGCTGAACAATCTCTGTGCCCTCTCCTCCAAAGTGCTACAAAATCGAATTCAAGcgtggtttaattttattgttttaaatatagaaGGGAGTTGATATGGAAATGAGAATATCTCCCAATTCATTGTTACAAATGAAAAACTTAGAAAGCCCGGGTTTTACTATCTGGTTTAACCAGGTCGGTTTTAACCGGGTCGATAAAACTCTGACCCTGCATGACTTGCAAATTTCGCGAAtttaatgatattattttcaataaaatgtcaTACCCTCCACATTTGAGGTTCAACGCCATCAGGGCCGATTTGAGTCGATCAAGCCCGAGCGAAGCCAGTTCTTCCCAGGAGGAAAAAGCAGATAAATCCAAGTGTGCACCTACGTTGGTCAATGCACTGCCAGCCTCTTTCTGCACAGAAAATTAGTGTTAAACcccttttaaacaaaaatcacgaGGCACGCACCGGCCATCCAGGGAAGGTTCCGCTTTCCCACTGCTGTTCAAACTCTTTGACCACGCTATCCATCTCACTTGGGATGGAAAGCAGAGGCTTAACTCTTTGAGAGTAATCATCAAGATATTCCAGCAGCTTCAAAAGGTAGTTTTGATACTCCATGTTCTTCCTCTCTTTGGGAATGTCAAACAGGTGGTCGAAAGTCGTCAGGTAAGTGATGTAATCCACTTTCTGTGATTATTAAATTGGTTTCAAATAGAACAAGAAGGGTTAGAGATCGATCTTACCTCAATACCctttaaattgataaacaTGGTGTACATTTCATGCAAATCGAGGTATTTTCCGTAGCCTTCTTCATCAGTAAACTCGACCAAgtctaaaatgaaataatttataaatgataaATCTTAACTTGAAAGATCTGCTACTTACTGGCTGCCTCATCGCTAGGGTTCTCCCTCATTTTTGTGATATTCTCAAACTCCACAGACATGGGAACACTGATCTGGATTGGTTGGAGAAACATGATTAAAAgcgtcaaattttataaaaatgaattacctCATTGGGGTGCTTCCTGTAGAACTCTTTGATCCCTCGAAGTCTGGTGTAGAATTCGCCAAACTCATTCGGTCCTGACAAAAGGGAGACTTCCTCTTTCCTGAGTCCGTCCTTGTCTTCGTAGAGCTCCTTCAAATGAGACG
This window encodes:
- the vtd gene encoding double-strand-break repair protein rad21 homolog, with the translated sequence MFYAHFVLAKKGPLARIWLAAHWDKKLTKAHVFETNIEKSVDGILQPKVKMALRTSGHLLLGVVRIYSRKAKYLLADCNEAFVKIKMAFRPGMVDLPEDNREANVNTITLPEVFHDFDTTIPELNDVDIQAQFSLNQSRAEEITMREDYGSMALATTSNAPGAENLGVDDEGFGDMLSFDRNESGPADLLRDASAADQGNLLFSDHNVTDHRADRSVRPSTSAAPQPMDIDIPIRDDGFGGNLGQDIIGTGLFEGGLFDDAPLDAPGLPPEGSSVQEEAARAAAAAAALVGVSKGDLGRAAHSDDSDDDGMDFGGAPSPMGGHSDDDDNSRPGSVLLSAGLGIAAGTAGLPGVPDIGHLGLPPDIGGDADRAADQTTLIHNEEESFALAPVDTATVKGLSKAKRKRKLIVDEVKNISGEEMKAQLSDTSDIVTTLDLAPPTKRLMHWKESGGVEKLFALPGRPIPARQLFKCYLRHLTSKPSENEDFGTYGDLDRELVLEQVRGAPDTSVLGQIADLAASGLAEVDQPHSMLMPPATPATPQKGKPGRKRKHPEEEHPPLILESPQTPLMPPVLPPDMSNLSNLLPPEHPMPTPDHLGASVLGNQLHSTPAPLMHHDQSLADPSLLLNATPHALSDQSLLHSIQQQQQQMPAMENLGYDQSQAPLMANMGYDDQLPPAVTPGGHGPTTPWHDLDNEEFPHSVGPPEEQQTDETYEQYEERVLNKRAAHMYQILKSRIDASSQKPMFFSEMTHRNSRKQVAQKFYTLLVLKKFEAVELHQDKSYADIGITPGPKFDNNSSL
- the Nf-YB gene encoding uncharacterized protein Nf-YB, whose product is MDNSESGDDVAAFMQTAEGTYITADDDGEHVLAENSDDSGQDDTDDMNKGPGQPLREQDRFLPIANVAKIMKKAIPESGKIAKDARECVQECVSEFISFITSEASDRCHMEKRKTINGEDILFAMTNLGFDNYVEPLKLYLQKYRETTKGNDKSIPGAETAPMYEEVTASVDEGFAAHITGLAGEGPSTGESSVIYAYTDQLQFN
- the noi gene encoding splicing factor 3A subunit 3, producing the protein MESILEQQRRYHEERERLMDAMVKEMLHKKLGNREIINSDHRLKMLLDHYSESTSHLKELYEDKDGLRKEEVSLLSGPNEFGEFYTRLRGIKEFYRKHPNEISVPMSVEFENITKMRENPSDEAANLVEFTDEEGYGKYLDLHEMYTMFINLKGIEKVDYITYLTTFDHLFDIPKERKNMEYQNYLLKLLEYLDDYSQRVKPLLSIPSEMDSVVKEFEQQWESGTFPGWPKEAGSALTNVGAHLDLSAFSSWEELASLGLDRLKSALMALNLKCGGTLEERAQRLFSTKGKKDLDPSLMAKTKKGNKAANAKLVERQREIAHLEAQVYRFAEILSEQRSNTKENVQRKQARTEGEREESDEEESASASEDEDNDDVPYNPKNLPLGWDGKPIPYWLYKLHGLNISYNCEICGNFVYKGPKAFQRHFAEWRHAHGMRCLGIPNTAHFANVTQIEDALQLWERLKLQKHMERWQPEAEEEYEDSLGNVVNKKTYEDLKRQGLL